A region from the Benincasa hispida cultivar B227 chromosome 10, ASM972705v1, whole genome shotgun sequence genome encodes:
- the LOC120089364 gene encoding ubiquitin-activating enzyme E1 1 isoform X3 — protein MEFNDFCHNHQPPISFIKSEVRGLFGSVFCDFGPEFTVYDVYGEDPHTGIIASISNDNPALVSCVDDERLEFQDGDLVVFSEVHGMTELNDGKPRRIKNCRAYSFTLEEDTTNFGSYEKGGIVTQVKQPKVLNFKPLREAINDPGDFLLSDFSKFDRPPLIHLAFLALDKFVTELGRLPVAGSEEDAQKLISVASNINETLGDGRVEDINPKLLRHFAFGAKAVLNPMAAMFGGIVAQEVLKACSGKFHPLVQFFYFDSVESLPTESLDASDFRPLNSRYDAQISVFGSKLQKKLENAKVFMVGSGALGCEFLKNLALMGVSCSNEGKLTITDDDVIEKSNLSRQFLFRDWNIGQAKSTVAASAAVAINRHLNIEALQNRVSPETENVFDDSFWENLSVVVNALDNVNARLYVDQRCLYFQKPLLESGTLGAKCNTQMVIPHLTENYGASRDPPEKQAPMCTVHSFPHNIDHCLTWARSEFEGLLEKTPTDVNAYLSNPSEYTSAMMNAGDAQSRDTLERILECLDRERCETFEDCITWARLKFEDYFANRVKQLIYTFPEDAVTSNGAPFWSAPKRFPHPLQFSTADQSHLQFVLAAAILRAESYAISIPDWIKNPRKLADAVDRVIVPDFMPKKDAKIVTDEKATSLSTASVDDAAVIHDLANKLDDTRRNLPEGFRMKPIQFEKDDDSNFHMDLIAGLANMRARNYSIPEVDKLKAKFIAGRIIPAIATSTAMATGLVCLELYKVLDGGHKVEDYRNTFANLALPLFSMAEPVPPKVIKHRDMSWTVWDRWIIKDNPTLRELIDWLKNKGLNAYSISCGSCLLYNSMFPRHRDRMDKKVVDLARDVAKVELPPYRRHLDVVVACEDDEDNDIDIPLVSVYFR, from the exons ATGGAATTCAATGACTTTTGCCATAACCACCAGCctcctatttcatttatcaagtCTGAAGTTAGAGGGCTCTTCGGTTCAGTGTTTTGTGACTTTGGGCCTGAGTTCACTGTTTACGATGTGTATGGAGAGGATCCACACACTGGAATAATTGCATCCATCAGCAATGACAATCCTGCACTCGTTTCCTGTGTTGATGATGAGAGACTTGAATTTCAAGATGGAGATCTTGTGGTGTTCTCTGAAGTTCATGGTATGACGGAGTTGAATGATGGGAAGCCGAGAAGGATTAAAAATTGCAGGGCCTATTCATTTACTCTCGAGGAGGATACTACAAACTTTGGTAGCTATGAGAAAGGTGGGATTGTCACACAGGTGAAACAGCCCAAGGTGTTGAACTTCAAGCCACTAAGAGAAGCAATTAATGATCCTGGTGATTTTCTCCTGAGTGATTTCTCCAAGTTTGACCGTCCTCCTCTCATACACTTGGCGTTCTTGGCATTGGATAAATTTGTGACTGAGTTGGGTCGCCTACCAGTTGCTGGTTCTGAGGAGGATGCTCAGAAGCTGATCTCTGTTGCCAGTAACATtaacgagactctaggagatgGGCGAGTTGAAGATATTAATCCTAAGCTTTTGAGACATTTTGCATTTGGTGCCAAGGCAGTACTGAATCCCATGGCAGCCATGTTTGGTGGTATTGTAGCTCAAGAGGTTCTCAAAGCATGCTCTGGAAAATTTCATCCACTTGTTCAG TTCTTCTATTTCGACTCAGTGGAGTCACTTCCCACGGAATCATTGGATGCCAGTGATTTTAGACCCTTGAATAGCCGTTATGATGCTCAGATTTCAGTGTTTGGGTCTAAGCTACAGAAGAAACTGGAAAATGCGAAAGTCTTTATGGTGGGATCTGGTGCTTTAGGTTGTGAGTTTTTGAAGAATCTTGCACTTATGGGAGTTTCATGTAGCAACGAAGGGAAGCTGACAATTACTGATGATGATGTAATTGAAAAAAGCAATCTTAGTAGGCAATTCCTTTTCCGTGATTGGAACATTGGGCAGGCGAAATCCACGGTTGCTGCTTCTGCTGCTGTTGCAATTAACCGACACCTTAATATTGAAGCTTTGCAGAATCGAGTTAGCCCTGAGACTGAAAATGTCTTTGATGATAGTTTTTGGGAGAATTTGAGTGTCGTAGTTAATGCACTAGACAACGTTAATGCAAGGCTATATGTTGATCAAAGGTGCTTATACTTCCAGAAACCACTTTTAGAATCTGGTACTCTTGGTGCTAAATGCAATACTCAAATGGTCATTCCTCACCTGACTGAAAACTATGGCGCATCAAGAGACCCACCTGAGAAACAAGCGCCCATGTGCACCGTGCATTCATTTCCGCACAATATCGATCACTGTTTGACTTGGGCTCGATCTGAGTTTGAGGGCTTGCTTGAGAAGACTCCGACTGATGTGAACGCTTATCTATCCAATCCTAGTGAATATACTTCTGCAATGATGAATGCTGGTGATGCTCAATCTAGGGATACTTTGGAGCGAATTCTTGAGTGTCTCGATAGAGAAAGATGTGAAACATTTGAAGACTGCATTACATGGGCTCGTTTGAA GTTCGAAGATTATTTTGCCAACCGTGTAAAGCAATTGATATACACTTTTCCTGAAGATGCCGTAACCAGTAATGGGGCCCCATTCTGGTCTGCTCCAAAGAGATTTCCTCATCCACTGCAGTTTTCAACTGCTGATCAAAGTCACCTTCAGTTTGTTTTGGCGGCTGCTATACTAAGAGCAGAGTCATATGCCATTTCAATTCCTGACTGGATTAAGAACCCCAGGAAATTGGCTGATGCAGTAGACAGAGTTATAGTACCGGATTTTATGCCCAAAAAAGATGCCAAGATAGTGACTGATGAGAAGGCAACCAGTCTCTCTACTGCATCTGTTGACGATGCTGCTGTTATTCATGACCTGGCAAACAAATTGGATGATACTCGCAGGAATCTACCAGAGGGATTCAGGATGAAACCGATCCAGTTCGAGAAG GATGATGATTCAAATTTCCATATGGATCTCATAGCTGGGCTTGCTAACATGAGGGCAAGGAATTACAGCATTCCTGAAGTAGATAAGTTGAAAGCCAAGTTCATCGCTGGAAGGATTATCCCTGCCATTGCAACCTCGACCGCAATGGCAACAGGTCTTGTCTGCCTCGAACTGTACAAAGTTCTTGATGGGGGCCACAAGGTGGAGGACTACCGTAACACATTTGCCAACCTTGCACTGCCTCTGTTTTCCATGGCCGAGCCAGTTCCACCCAAGGTCATTAAGCACCGCGACATGAGCTGGACTGTCTGGGACAGATGGATCATCAAAGACAACCCTACTCTCAGAGAACTTATTGATTGGTTGAAAAACAAAGGATTGAATGCCTATAGCATCTCATGTGGTAGCTGTCTCCTATACAATAGTATGTTCCCTCGACACAGAGATCGAATGGACAAGAAGGTAGTTGACTTAGCTCGAGACGTTGCAAAGGTGGAGCTGCCTCCGTATCGTCGACATTTGGATGTTGTCGTGGCGTGCGAGGATGATGAGGATAATGATATTGACATCCCGCTTGTGTCCGTTTACTTCCGTTAG